From Bacillus solimangrovi, one genomic window encodes:
- a CDS encoding MDR family MFS transporter has translation MKAYFNKFHKVVWIQAVGHAITSFVWIILLPFLTLYMYDQFGENIILTTLVIGVQPFTEIVLTFSIGKWIDRFGRRPILLWSLLIQVIAIAGFALASHVWLFVLCAFLNGLGRFAYIPISRAQISDTVHPEKQAETFALLSTASSIGSLGGPIVGAILFQLNPQVLFIVMAVLLVLYFIMALKFLPESNPITNTNEPVYKLRANDYKMIVWLVVGMLPISFFHSQMETNWPLYLKEYMVNYLFVFSLLETIGTVIFIVLEVVLVNRTSKYSRFRIIQAGYFLYAFASLGFGFSNHIVGLIVSQVLLCLGAIVILNHMQVIISTLAPKEHKGRYFALFGLHWDISRSTGPLLGGSILALVGGKGLFLITFLLLILGVISQTKAIQSIDRKTNVVIESRSALVEE, from the coding sequence ATGAAAGCTTATTTTAACAAATTTCATAAGGTTGTGTGGATTCAGGCGGTTGGGCATGCCATCACTTCATTTGTATGGATCATCCTCCTACCGTTTCTCACCTTATACATGTACGATCAATTCGGTGAAAATATCATATTGACGACACTAGTAATTGGGGTGCAGCCTTTTACAGAAATCGTATTGACGTTTTCGATCGGAAAGTGGATTGATCGATTTGGTAGAAGACCAATTCTATTATGGTCATTGCTTATTCAAGTAATCGCGATAGCGGGTTTCGCCTTAGCTAGTCATGTGTGGTTATTTGTATTATGCGCTTTCTTGAACGGTCTTGGACGGTTCGCTTATATTCCAATATCAAGAGCGCAAATATCGGATACCGTTCACCCTGAAAAACAAGCAGAAACATTTGCGCTATTAAGTACAGCCTCTAGTATCGGTTCTCTAGGTGGGCCGATTGTAGGTGCGATACTGTTTCAATTGAATCCGCAAGTATTATTCATCGTAATGGCTGTATTACTCGTGTTGTACTTTATTATGGCGCTAAAATTTTTGCCTGAATCTAATCCGATAACGAACACGAATGAACCCGTGTATAAGTTAAGAGCTAACGATTATAAGATGATCGTTTGGTTAGTCGTTGGCATGCTACCGATCAGTTTCTTCCATTCCCAAATGGAAACGAATTGGCCCTTATATTTGAAGGAATATATGGTCAATTATTTGTTCGTATTCTCGTTGTTGGAAACGATTGGTACAGTAATCTTTATCGTATTAGAAGTTGTTTTAGTCAATCGAACGAGTAAATATTCTCGTTTCCGTATTATTCAAGCAGGTTATTTCTTATATGCCTTCGCCTCGTTAGGATTTGGGTTTTCTAATCACATAGTAGGGTTAATTGTATCACAAGTATTGTTATGCTTGGGAGCGATTGTGATACTGAACCATATGCAAGTAATAATAAGTACATTGGCCCCAAAAGAACATAAGGGGAGGTACTTTGCCTTGTTTGGTTTGCATTGGGATATTTCGAGGTCAACAGGTCCATTGTTAGGTGGTTCGATTCTTGCTTTAGTTGGAGGAAAAGGTTTATTCCTTATCACTTTCTTGCTTCTTATTCTAGGTGTGATTAGTCAGACGAAAGCAATTCAGTCGATAGATAGAAAAACGAATGTAGTTATTGAAAGTCGCTCAGCATTAGTTGAGGAATAA
- a CDS encoding AraC family transcriptional regulator has protein sequence MEITVNLDYTGMLLFDLQTGEADETHTHDHFQLSIPLSGELLTYHNHKTQKLKKTQSLLVPPGDIHQHEAHQERKEIMLVSFYEDIIKRTYQKQTGETLHSIDFAYIQPTSQKILNKARTIMQNVAFNGLDVASNLEEELTYIILDETIGSHTKRWNASKRETSNLATPIVDTIKEYIRTHYQNDITLDTLALQMNMSKYHLHRIFSASVGMTPNEYIHRVRLEQATHLLNKHSYDITQVAYEVGYRSISTFNRSFKKVYHQTPSQYMK, from the coding sequence ATGGAGATTACCGTCAATCTAGACTATACAGGAATGTTACTATTTGACTTACAAACTGGCGAAGCAGACGAAACACATACACATGACCATTTTCAGCTTAGCATTCCCCTATCTGGTGAACTGTTAACATATCATAATCATAAAACACAAAAACTTAAAAAAACTCAATCACTGCTCGTACCACCTGGTGATATCCATCAGCATGAAGCACATCAGGAACGGAAGGAAATCATGCTCGTAAGTTTCTATGAAGATATTATAAAACGTACTTATCAAAAGCAAACTGGCGAAACCCTTCATTCAATTGACTTTGCTTACATTCAACCAACCTCTCAAAAGATCTTAAATAAGGCAAGAACCATTATGCAAAACGTAGCCTTCAACGGATTGGATGTTGCCTCAAATTTAGAAGAAGAACTAACGTATATCATTTTAGATGAAACAATTGGTTCACATACGAAACGTTGGAATGCATCTAAACGAGAAACTTCTAATCTCGCTACACCAATTGTAGACACGATAAAAGAGTATATTCGAACACATTATCAGAACGATATAACGTTAGATACGCTCGCTCTACAGATGAATATGAGTAAGTATCACTTGCACCGTATTTTTTCAGCAAGCGTTGGGATGACCCCAAATGAATACATTCATCGTGTTCGATTAGAGCAAGCAACACATCTATTGAACAAACACTCCTATGACATTACACAAGTAGCATATGAAGTCGGTTACCGCTCAATTAGTACGTTCAATCGATCTTTTAAGAAAGTGTATCATCAAACACCGAGCCAATATATGAAGTAA
- a CDS encoding DUF2157 domain-containing protein, with protein sequence MKRNLSHVYYHFLKKELTTLEENGKLQPGQTKELMSNYVINNGTASEKKNVNPMSIILSIGAILIGLSILSFVASNWSALTSVTKFVLLLALLIGFYLAGFRYETRNKNLSRVFYYIGAFAYGAEIIYIGQLFHLGGEMQTAFLFWGIGVLPLGFYLKDQVLKLIGVLLIYLFLHMQYMFVDHNGAYVLLAIIPLMFAFNHYVMKSSKFLLFTNIFVLYEFVQIHVMFRPLEMDRFPFELIVIIPALFFFGHKLMNKSVPIFVVNLFFSLEMIGLALDYFIGVDAFTLTVLIFFIIGITLTYIQVSDYRLPMKNVGMILQIITGFALTFPHVWTYMFEATGDKIAIIFSILYVLYNLYYVKQGKLIHITIFCALILRFYVDLSLAFINKSIAFFTGGVLLIGLALWIERTRKKEVMKREEA encoded by the coding sequence GTGAAGCGTAACCTGTCGCATGTCTACTATCATTTTCTAAAAAAAGAGTTAACCACTTTGGAGGAGAATGGTAAGTTACAACCTGGTCAAACAAAAGAATTAATGTCTAACTACGTGATTAATAATGGAACAGCTTCTGAGAAGAAAAATGTAAACCCTATGAGTATTATTTTAAGTATAGGAGCTATCTTAATTGGCTTAAGTATACTTAGCTTTGTCGCCAGTAACTGGTCTGCACTTACGAGCGTTACAAAATTTGTGCTACTGTTAGCTTTGTTGATAGGTTTCTATTTGGCTGGTTTTCGATATGAAACTAGAAATAAGAATCTATCAAGAGTATTTTATTACATCGGGGCATTCGCTTATGGAGCGGAGATTATTTACATCGGTCAGTTGTTTCATTTAGGTGGTGAAATGCAAACAGCATTTCTATTCTGGGGGATCGGTGTATTACCGTTAGGATTTTACCTGAAAGATCAAGTGTTAAAATTAATAGGTGTGCTCTTGATTTACTTATTTTTGCATATGCAATATATGTTTGTTGATCATAATGGCGCTTATGTGCTACTAGCGATCATACCGTTGATGTTCGCTTTTAATCATTATGTAATGAAAAGTTCAAAGTTCTTGTTATTTACAAACATATTTGTGTTATATGAGTTTGTTCAAATTCATGTAATGTTCCGCCCATTAGAGATGGATAGATTCCCATTTGAATTGATTGTCATCATACCAGCACTATTTTTCTTTGGTCATAAGTTAATGAATAAGTCAGTACCAATATTCGTTGTGAACCTATTCTTTTCACTAGAGATGATTGGATTAGCCTTAGACTACTTTATTGGTGTTGATGCATTCACGCTAACGGTACTCATATTCTTTATAATCGGGATAACATTAACATATATTCAAGTATCAGATTATCGATTACCGATGAAGAACGTCGGAATGATTCTTCAAATTATTACAGGGTTTGCATTAACATTCCCTCATGTTTGGACGTATATGTTTGAAGCTACAGGTGATAAGATCGCCATCATCTTTTCTATTCTGTATGTTCTATATAACCTGTACTATGTTAAACAAGGAAAACTCATTCATATCACCATTTTCTGTGCTTTAATCTTAAGGTTCTATGTTGACTTATCGTTAGCTTTCATCAACAAATCGATTGCTTTCTTTACTGGTGGTGTGCTGTTAATCGGTTTAGCACTATGGATTGAACGAACACGGAAGAAGGAGGTCATGAAGCGTGAAGAAGCGTAA
- a CDS encoding GDYXXLXY domain-containing protein gives MKKRKYFLLALCIPVIVLLSMTIKPLQATYLGEEIKLKTVPLDPRDLFYGDYVILDFEIESVGFDQFDQSLANKFTANTNKNTNQHFVYEGNERTIPVYIVLEEVDDVHQVKVVSEQKPSTGAYVKGNLRTFVGSNDKLTIDIPIERYYVEENTGKQLEDAARRGNIIAHLKEYNGYAVLKDLEMIE, from the coding sequence GTGAAGAAGCGTAAATATTTCTTATTAGCTTTGTGCATCCCTGTTATCGTATTGTTAAGCATGACGATAAAACCACTACAAGCTACATACCTAGGTGAAGAGATCAAATTAAAAACTGTACCTCTTGACCCTCGTGATCTCTTTTATGGTGATTACGTCATCCTAGACTTTGAAATTGAGAGCGTTGGCTTTGATCAATTCGATCAATCTCTAGCAAACAAATTCACTGCAAACACAAACAAAAACACGAATCAACATTTTGTATATGAAGGCAATGAACGTACAATACCCGTGTATATCGTGTTAGAGGAAGTTGATGACGTTCATCAAGTGAAGGTTGTGTCTGAACAAAAACCTTCAACTGGGGCGTATGTGAAAGGAAACTTACGAACCTTTGTAGGTTCAAATGACAAATTAACAATTGATATCCCAATCGAAAGATATTATGTAGAAGAAAACACTGGAAAGCAACTTGAAGACGCAGCAAGAAGAGGAAATATCATCGCTCACTTAAAAGAATACAACGGTTACGCTGTATTAAAAGATCTTGAAATGATTGAGTAA
- a CDS encoding protein adenylyltransferase SelO → MTIKRETGWNLDNSYARLPNLFFSNLNPTPVQLPKLIILNDHVAASLGLNAHDLQSEDSVAVLAGNLILDDSSPLAQAYAGHQFGHFNMLGDGRAILLGEHITPDGNRVDIQLKGSGNTPYSRGGDGRAALGPMLREYIISEAMYALRIPTTRSLAVVTTGESIFRETELPGAILTRVAASHLRVGTFQYAARFTSKQELQALADYTIKRHYPDVAADENQYLSLLHEVIKTQASLIAKWQLVGFIHGVMNTDNMTISGETIDYGPCAFMDVYDPATVFSSIDIQGRYSYGNQPGIGGWNLSRFAETLLPLLHDNQDEAIKLAEDALSDYNELFMNHWLVGMRAKLGLFNEEQEDETLIQDLLNLMKKYRADYTNTFRALTFGTFENAPLFESEEFTKWNEMWQARLSRQSESEMTVRELMKNNNPAVIPRNHRVEAALEAAVERDDYSVMEQLLNMMSKPYSHTPEQAKYCTPPPPSTQAYQTYCGT, encoded by the coding sequence ATGACAATTAAAAGAGAAACAGGATGGAACTTAGATAACAGCTATGCGCGTCTACCGAATTTATTTTTCTCTAACCTTAACCCAACCCCTGTACAATTACCAAAATTAATTATACTCAATGACCATGTTGCAGCATCACTTGGCTTAAATGCTCACGATTTGCAGAGTGAAGATAGTGTAGCTGTGCTTGCAGGTAACCTCATTCTTGATGATTCTTCACCACTAGCTCAAGCGTATGCTGGTCATCAATTTGGGCACTTTAACATGTTAGGGGATGGTCGGGCAATACTTCTCGGCGAACATATCACTCCTGATGGTAATCGTGTCGATATTCAGCTCAAAGGTTCAGGTAACACACCATATTCACGCGGTGGTGACGGTCGAGCTGCACTTGGACCAATGCTTCGTGAATACATTATCAGTGAAGCAATGTATGCTCTTCGTATACCGACTACTCGTAGTTTAGCTGTAGTGACAACAGGTGAATCTATCTTCCGTGAAACTGAACTTCCTGGAGCAATTCTAACCCGTGTAGCTGCTAGTCATCTACGAGTTGGTACATTTCAATATGCTGCAAGATTCACATCAAAGCAAGAGCTACAAGCCTTAGCAGATTATACTATCAAACGTCATTATCCAGATGTTGCAGCTGACGAGAATCAATATTTATCCCTTCTTCATGAAGTGATTAAGACGCAGGCTTCACTGATTGCAAAATGGCAGTTGGTCGGCTTTATCCATGGTGTAATGAACACTGATAACATGACGATAAGCGGTGAAACAATTGACTATGGACCATGTGCGTTTATGGATGTGTATGATCCAGCAACAGTATTCAGCTCTATCGACATTCAAGGTCGTTATTCCTATGGTAATCAACCGGGAATTGGTGGCTGGAATCTTAGCAGGTTTGCAGAAACGTTGTTGCCACTACTACATGACAATCAAGATGAAGCGATTAAACTGGCAGAGGATGCACTTTCAGACTATAACGAACTGTTTATGAATCATTGGCTTGTAGGAATGAGAGCAAAGCTCGGTTTATTTAACGAAGAGCAAGAAGATGAAACACTTATTCAAGATCTTCTTAACCTGATGAAAAAATATCGTGCTGATTATACGAACACGTTCCGTGCATTAACCTTTGGTACTTTTGAAAATGCCCCACTATTTGAAAGTGAAGAATTTACGAAGTGGAATGAGATGTGGCAAGCACGACTAAGCAGACAATCAGAATCAGAAATGACAGTACGTGAGTTAATGAAAAATAATAATCCTGCTGTAATTCCTCGAAACCATCGAGTTGAAGCTGCACTAGAAGCCGCAGTTGAACGAGATGACTATAGTGTGATGGAGCAGCTACTTAATATGATGTCAAAACCATATTCTCATACCCCAGAACAGGCTAAATACTGTACACCACCACCGCCATCAACACAAGCTTATCAAACGTACTGTGGCACATAA
- a CDS encoding vanadium-dependent haloperoxidase has protein sequence MSNDKWNKASIFGTEPLEFGYDFHNKDLFDCYCKQTPCICEYNYLKWNEIPYAGEKTPPTNPEDPLAGSWTMYNIKRCRSLFFTKPGGEPIYFTILNPNYIDFEKELDVVLETREHLDASEKIIARYWGTGVATKQWTPIIDRLIDTYGVTASRAGRILAAVQSAINDTFVITWYYKFLWLVARPNQYDRDLATVLCTPRHPTYPSGHAAVAGCAAEMLTYFFPGEATRLDELAEQCAVSRLYALVHFPIDNSEGLSLGRQVAKVAINKLRQEVNSQGDPIDTPFEENLMADIPPEPYPVGQTIPFDFDTTCTSLILPDDC, from the coding sequence TTGAGTAACGACAAATGGAATAAGGCGAGCATATTTGGAACTGAACCTTTGGAGTTTGGCTATGATTTTCATAATAAAGATTTGTTCGATTGTTATTGTAAACAAACACCTTGTATATGTGAGTATAATTATTTAAAGTGGAATGAAATTCCGTATGCTGGTGAAAAAACCCCTCCAACAAACCCTGAAGATCCACTTGCAGGGTCATGGACAATGTATAATATCAAACGTTGTCGTAGTCTATTTTTCACTAAACCTGGTGGGGAACCGATCTATTTTACAATTCTTAACCCTAATTATATTGATTTTGAGAAAGAACTAGATGTTGTTCTTGAGACGCGTGAACATTTGGATGCTTCCGAAAAAATTATTGCTCGTTACTGGGGAACGGGTGTAGCAACAAAACAATGGACACCTATTATCGATCGATTAATTGATACTTATGGGGTCACCGCGTCAAGGGCTGGTAGAATATTAGCGGCGGTGCAAAGTGCAATTAATGATACGTTTGTTATCACGTGGTACTATAAGTTTCTGTGGCTCGTTGCAAGACCAAATCAATATGACCGTGATTTAGCAACAGTTCTATGTACACCGAGACATCCAACTTATCCATCAGGTCATGCGGCGGTTGCTGGATGTGCAGCAGAAATGTTGACATACTTTTTCCCAGGTGAAGCCACTCGATTAGATGAATTAGCTGAACAATGTGCAGTATCACGTTTGTATGCACTTGTTCATTTCCCAATTGACAATAGTGAAGGACTAAGCTTAGGAAGGCAAGTTGCCAAAGTTGCAATCAATAAGCTAAGACAAGAAGTTAATTCACAAGGAGATCCGATTGATACACCGTTTGAAGAGAATTTAATGGCTGATATCCCTCCTGAACCATATCCAGTCGGACAAACGATTCCATTTGATTTTGATACGACATGTACATCGTTGATTCTCCCAGATGATTGTTAG
- a CDS encoding endonuclease/exonuclease/phosphatase family protein produces the protein MKQRLSLFFILLFVPLFNFSEAKVLEQDESNHSLSAAKLQKQKVDAETNIKIISFNVLANRSTWSERSNGIIDKIRDLNPDIAGLQETMSTQRRDISNALTDEYQLVEFDIPVTYGNPILLKKDRFDILGSGFVDAAECGNTRYITWLLLRDKSSNKEFHFYNNHFCVRSSSNSSQAEHVIELAELIEQHQTTSSSGTTAIVVGDFNATRNRTIMRYLLDEGTITGQLSPVQLVDTWEVVYPNMSKPSTTERDAAIDWILTIPEETIIDASVDDSEGFSDHHPVTATFQF, from the coding sequence ATGAAACAGAGACTATCATTGTTTTTCATACTCTTATTTGTCCCCTTATTCAATTTCTCTGAAGCAAAGGTGCTTGAACAAGATGAAAGCAATCATTCGTTAAGTGCGGCAAAGCTACAAAAGCAAAAGGTAGATGCAGAAACGAACATCAAAATTATAAGCTTTAACGTTCTAGCTAATCGTTCAACATGGAGTGAACGTAGTAATGGAATTATTGATAAAATAAGAGATTTAAATCCAGATATTGCAGGGTTGCAAGAAACGATGTCTACTCAGAGAAGGGATATTTCCAACGCATTAACAGATGAGTACCAATTAGTCGAATTTGATATTCCTGTTACGTATGGCAATCCAATTTTACTAAAAAAAGATCGGTTTGACATCTTAGGATCAGGGTTTGTTGATGCGGCTGAATGTGGAAATACTCGTTATATCACGTGGTTACTATTAAGAGATAAATCCTCGAATAAAGAATTTCATTTCTATAACAATCATTTCTGTGTTAGATCCTCTTCAAATTCCAGCCAAGCAGAGCATGTTATTGAATTAGCCGAGTTAATTGAACAGCATCAAACGACATCAAGTAGTGGCACAACAGCTATTGTTGTAGGTGATTTTAACGCGACGAGAAATCGAACAATCATGCGTTACTTACTTGATGAAGGTACGATAACTGGACAATTAAGTCCAGTTCAATTAGTTGATACGTGGGAGGTTGTTTACCCCAATATGTCCAAACCATCAACGACAGAACGTGATGCAGCGATCGATTGGATTCTAACAATCCCAGAAGAAACGATAATTGATGCGAGTGTTGATGATTCAGAAGGGTTTTCGGATCATCATCCAGTGACAGCAACGTTTCAGTTTTAG
- a CDS encoding tautomerase family protein: MPYINLQITKGATREQKEQIVKEFTATLVNVLDKKPEQTHIVIQEIEEADWGFSGMLTDDFRKNERQ, from the coding sequence ATGCCGTATATTAATCTACAAATTACAAAGGGTGCTACTCGTGAGCAGAAAGAGCAAATCGTGAAAGAATTTACTGCAACTCTCGTAAATGTGTTAGACAAAAAACCTGAACAAACACACATTGTAATTCAAGAAATTGAAGAAGCTGATTGGGGATTTTCAGGTATGTTAACAGATGACTTTCGAAAAAATGAACGACAATAA
- a CDS encoding right-handed parallel beta-helix repeat-containing protein has product MSLIVVPTDAATVQDAITAANEGDSIQILAGTFDGFDVTKERLKIFGCGVGKTIISGVPGSGNDGVVLNADQTILERFTVQGFPEIGIRVNSNNNVLNQLESNFNGTDGFSFLGFAGGDHNLIIQCNASFNEQDGLATGFQAANNCMIRCNSFQNKDDGFDISTTNNKFISNVTKGNSTNGLALSSSGDSMNILFNNSLLKNGSDGISNPTGPFNNIIENLVCNNGNSGIFVQNDFSVIDSNIIRNNGMSGTGSGILVSDTFAQNNTIRFNKLKNNTPNDIEAPPPANTNNTFDGNKCENSLPPGLCT; this is encoded by the coding sequence TTGTCATTAATCGTTGTACCGACTGATGCAGCTACTGTGCAAGATGCTATTACGGCTGCAAACGAAGGCGATAGCATTCAAATTTTAGCAGGTACATTTGATGGCTTTGATGTGACGAAGGAACGGTTGAAGATATTTGGATGTGGAGTAGGAAAGACGATAATATCAGGTGTTCCAGGATCAGGAAATGACGGAGTCGTTTTGAATGCAGATCAAACAATTTTAGAAAGGTTTACCGTTCAAGGTTTTCCTGAAATCGGTATACGAGTGAATTCCAACAATAATGTGCTCAATCAGTTAGAATCAAATTTCAATGGTACTGATGGGTTTTCTTTTCTAGGATTCGCTGGAGGGGATCATAATCTCATCATTCAATGTAACGCCTCATTTAATGAACAAGATGGACTCGCTACTGGTTTTCAAGCAGCTAATAACTGTATGATTCGTTGTAATAGTTTTCAAAACAAAGATGATGGATTTGATATTTCAACTACGAATAACAAATTCATTTCCAACGTTACAAAGGGAAATTCTACCAACGGACTCGCACTTAGCTCTAGTGGTGATAGTATGAATATCCTTTTCAACAACAGTCTTCTTAAAAATGGAAGTGATGGGATTAGTAATCCAACGGGCCCATTTAATAATATCATTGAAAACTTAGTCTGTAATAACGGGAACAGTGGCATTTTCGTACAAAATGACTTCAGTGTGATCGATTCAAACATCATCCGTAACAATGGTATGAGTGGTACAGGATCAGGGATTTTGGTTAGTGATACTTTTGCACAAAACAATACGATTCGTTTCAACAAATTGAAAAATAATACTCCAAATGATATTGAAGCACCCCCACCTGCCAACACAAATAACACATTTGATGGCAACAAATGCGAGAACAGTTTACCTCCTGGATTATGTACATGA
- a CDS encoding NosD domain-containing protein, producing MSIIVVPTDFATVQDAIDDPGTMAGDTIEILVGTFAGFNVTVDRLKIVGCGIGKTIINGTSGAGTSGVSVSAIQTHLEGFTVQGFNSGNGVEINSANNVIQEVESSFNNVGFAVLANDNFLTKNSATFNQSTGFDVESSFNCLVENISTNNIDGFVMFDSENTLVENLAKNNRGAGFLLEIDANENTLQGNSAIKNDVGIDINSDDNKVKDNKTCDNTSVGIRLIGPEGSPSGNDVDSNVVRKNGTVGGLNNAGIFVVAGSGTNGANTIRFNKATGNNDLDIEAQGGIGNNNYDGNKCDISDPNTICM from the coding sequence ATGTCAATCATTGTAGTTCCGACTGATTTCGCAACTGTACAAGATGCAATCGATGATCCGGGCACGATGGCAGGAGATACAATTGAGATTTTAGTCGGAACATTTGCAGGTTTTAATGTTACTGTCGATCGATTGAAAATAGTTGGTTGCGGTATTGGTAAGACAATTATCAATGGAACATCAGGTGCTGGAACTTCGGGTGTCTCTGTCTCTGCGATACAAACACATTTAGAAGGGTTTACCGTGCAAGGGTTTAATAGTGGAAATGGTGTCGAAATTAATTCTGCAAACAACGTGATCCAAGAAGTTGAATCAAGCTTTAATAACGTTGGTTTTGCTGTTTTGGCAAATGATAATTTTCTCACGAAAAATAGTGCGACATTTAATCAGTCTACTGGATTTGATGTGGAAAGCTCATTCAATTGTTTAGTTGAAAACATTAGTACGAATAATATAGATGGATTCGTCATGTTTGATTCTGAAAATACGTTAGTTGAAAATTTAGCGAAAAATAATCGTGGTGCAGGGTTTTTATTAGAGATTGATGCGAATGAAAATACGTTACAAGGAAATTCCGCCATTAAAAATGACGTTGGAATCGATATTAATTCAGATGATAATAAGGTTAAAGACAATAAAACTTGTGATAACACATCAGTTGGTATTCGCTTAATTGGTCCAGAAGGCTCTCCAAGTGGTAATGATGTCGATTCGAATGTCGTCCGTAAAAACGGTACAGTAGGTGGGTTAAATAATGCTGGTATCTTCGTTGTAGCAGGTTCAGGTACGAATGGAGCGAATACGATTCGTTTTAATAAGGCTACAGGAAACAACGATTTGGACATTGAAGCACAAGGTGGGATTGGAAACAATAATTACGATGGGAATAAATGTGATATTAGTGATCCAAATACGATTTGTATGTAG
- a CDS encoding right-handed parallel beta-helix repeat-containing protein: protein MAIHVVPTQFPTVQAAINDAGTMPGDSIQILAGTFDGFEVTTENLKIFGCGIDKTIIAGTPGTIDGGIVVSADNTTLQGFTVQGFSTNGISVQSTHNILKEIESTLNTGVVTDGIQFDVGGNNNLLINCTFSFNEEDGVDTSDGERNCIINCLSFENRDKGYQVSSMNNKLVNNIARENLSDGMFVNANNNTLYGNKLLKNDVRGILIGIGDSNNNVIENLVCNNNLSGIGINNMANQNVIDMNIVRNNGISGLGSGIFVDNGAVDNSIRFNKLKNNIPFDIQALGAVINNTYDGNKCESSFPPNLCT from the coding sequence ATGGCAATTCATGTTGTTCCAACTCAATTCCCTACTGTTCAAGCTGCGATCAACGATGCAGGTACAATGCCAGGTGATTCGATTCAAATATTAGCAGGAACGTTTGATGGATTCGAGGTTACGACGGAGAATTTGAAAATATTTGGATGTGGGATTGATAAAACAATCATTGCTGGTACACCTGGGACAATCGATGGTGGAATTGTTGTAAGTGCAGACAATACGACTTTGCAAGGGTTTACAGTTCAAGGCTTCTCAACGAATGGTATATCTGTACAATCAACTCATAACATTTTGAAAGAGATTGAATCCACCTTAAATACTGGTGTTGTTACAGATGGTATTCAATTCGATGTAGGTGGCAATAACAATTTGCTTATTAATTGCACGTTCTCATTTAATGAAGAAGATGGAGTTGATACTTCTGATGGAGAACGAAATTGTATTATAAATTGTTTGAGCTTTGAAAATAGGGATAAAGGATACCAAGTTAGTAGCATGAATAACAAACTAGTAAACAATATTGCTCGTGAAAATCTCAGTGATGGTATGTTCGTTAATGCAAACAATAATACGCTTTATGGAAACAAACTCTTGAAAAATGATGTTAGAGGGATATTGATTGGAATAGGTGATAGTAACAATAACGTTATCGAGAATTTAGTATGTAACAATAATTTAAGTGGAATTGGTATAAATAACATGGCGAATCAAAATGTGATCGATATGAACATTGTTCGGAATAACGGTATTTCTGGATTAGGATCAGGAATTTTTGTAGACAATGGTGCGGTCGATAATTCGATTCGGTTTAACAAGTTAAAGAACAATATACCATTTGATATTCAAGCACTAGGAGCTGTTATTAATAACACATATGATGGTAACAAATGTGAAAGTAGTTTTCCACCTAATTTATGTACGTAA